A single Capra hircus breed San Clemente chromosome 13, ASM170441v1, whole genome shotgun sequence DNA region contains:
- the LOC106502793 gene encoding LOW QUALITY PROTEIN: endogenous retrovirus group K member 19 Gag polyprotein (The sequence of the model RefSeq protein was modified relative to this genomic sequence to represent the inferred CDS: inserted 1 base in 1 codon) encodes MGQTHSRQLFVHMLSVMLKHRGITVSKPKLINFLSFIEEVCPWFPREGTVNLETWKKVGEQIRTHYTLHGPEKVPVETLSFWTLIRDCLDFDNDELKRLGNLLKQEENPLHVPDSEPRYAVPEGVEGDPPFSKLSRPSDNDDSLSSTDEAELDEEAAKYHQEDWGFLAQEKGASTSKDDLXCLKNLTVALQNSGIKLPNNNSKPPSAPPPPPAYAPSIIAGLDPPPGPPPPPPPSEIMSPLQKALKQAQRLGEVVSDFSLAFPVFENNNQRFYEALPFKQLKELKIACSQYGPTSPFTVAMIENLGTQNLPPNDWKQIARACLSGGDYLLWKSEYAEQCARIADVNRQQGIQTSYEMLTGEGAFQATNTQLNFLPGAYAQISNAARQAWKKLPSSSIKTEDLSKVRQGPDKPYQDFVARLLDAIRCQSAALDPGEAADTKWGGCGFLGIHSRSTYDSIIRMG; translated from the exons atgggacagacgcatagtcgtcaattgtttgtacacatgttatctgtaatgttaaaacatcggggaattactgtttccaaacctaaattaatcaattttctttcatttattgaggaagtttgcccttggttccccagagaaggcacaGTAAATTTAGAGACATGGaagaaggtaggggaacaaattcggactcattatactctacatggccctgaaaaagtccctgttgaaactttatccttttggacactaattcgtgattgcctggactttgataatgatgaattaaaacgtttaggaaatttattgaaacaggaagaaaatcctctccaTGTTCCTGAttcggaacccaggtatgctgttcccgagggagttgaaggcgaccctccgttttctaaattatcgcgtccttcggataatgatgattcactttcatccacagatgaggcagaattagacgaagaagctgctaaataccatcaagaagattggggttttttagcacaagaaaagggggcgtcaacatctaaagatgatt attgtttaaaaaacctcactgttgctttacagaattcaggaattaagcttcctAATAACAACTCTAAacctccttctgctccgcctcctccccctgcctatgctccttccattatagcaggtctcgatccccctccggggcctcctcctcctcctcctccatctgagattatGTCTCCGCTGCAGAAGGCATTGAagcaagcacaacgacttggtgaggtcgtctccgatttttctcttgcttttcctgtctttgaaaataacaaccagcgtttttatgaagcgctgcctttcaaacaattaaaagagttaaagattgcttgctcacaatacggtcctacctcTCCATTCACTGttgctatgatagaaaatttgggtactcaaaatctacccccaaatgattggaaacaaatagctagggcctgtctttcggggggagattatttactatggaaatctgaatatgctgaacagtgtgctcgtatagccgatgtcaatcggcaacaaggtatacagacttcctacgaaatgttgactggtgaaggtgctttccaggctactaatactcaactcaactttttacctggtgcatatgcacaaatatcaaatgcagctcgacaggcatggaaaaaacttcctagctctagtattaagacagaagatctctcaaaagtccgacagggacctgataagccttatcaggacttcgtggcacggctcttagatgCTATAAGATGCCAAAGCGCCGCGCTAGATCCCGGAGAGGCTGCGGATACAAAAtggggcggctgcggctttttgggcatacattcccgatccacctacgattcaatcattaggatgggataa